In Paracoccus contaminans, the genomic stretch ACTTGACGCGCTGCGCCGGGCCTATGCCTCGGGCACCCTGCGGGTCAGCTATGATGGAAAGACCCTTGAATACGGCTCGGCCGCCGATCTGCTGAGCCGCATCCGCACCATCGAGGGCGAAATGGCAGCCGGATCGGGCCGTCCCTTGCCCGTGGCGGGCTTTGCCGGTTTCCATAGGGGCTGACCATGGCAGGACCGAAGGAGATCACCCCGGACGTGCGCTGGGGGCTGATGGATGCTGCCTTGTCGGTGGTTTCGCCACGCTCTGCCGCCCGGCGCTATGCCGCGCGGGTGGCGATTTCAAACCTGCGGCGTGGCTATGAGGCCGCCTCAAGGGGGCGTGGAACGGCAGGCTGGAAAGTCGGTGGAACGGCGGCGGATGCGGAAATCGCTG encodes the following:
- a CDS encoding phage head-tail joining protein — encoded protein: MAWTESELDALRRAYASGTLRVSYDGKTLEYGSAADLLSRIRTIEGEMAAGSGRPLPVAGFAGFHRG